A genomic window from Algoriphagus sp. Y33 includes:
- a CDS encoding methyltransferase domain-containing protein has product MDSEAFDKVFTVNAIYFWSDPVVLAREIYRVLKPDGRLVVAFAGRDFMKKLPFTDFVFLLT; this is encoded by the coding sequence ATGGATTCAGAGGCATTCGATAAAGTTTTCACTGTAAACGCCATTTATTTTTGGTCAGACCCTGTTGTATTGGCTAGGGAGATTTATCGGGTTTTAAAGCCTGATGGCCGATTGGTGGTTGCGTTTGCAGGTAGGGATTTTATGAAAAAACTACCCTTTACAGACTTTGTTTTTTTATTAACCTAA
- a CDS encoding SDR family NAD(P)-dependent oxidoreductase encodes MSKLKNKVAVITGGNSGIGYATAVEFIAQGAKVVITGRNQKTIDEAVAKLGSDAIGIRADVTSLADTENLASQVKSIYGKVDLLIVNAGVALQEPVGQLTEEVFDTISDINFKGAVFTTEKFIPILNDGASIIHVTSVSAYSYATGTSIYSASKAALTAYSKSAAVELAGRKIRVNTVAPAMTETDMIYRGELGSEEVHNFLKEKIMPFKRFGKPEEVAKLITFLSSDDASFISGVEHAIDSGASVNAVRI; translated from the coding sequence ATGAGTAAACTAAAGAACAAAGTCGCAGTAATTACAGGTGGAAATTCGGGAATTGGGTATGCTACTGCCGTAGAATTTATTGCGCAAGGAGCCAAAGTGGTGATCACAGGCCGTAATCAAAAAACTATTGATGAAGCGGTGGCAAAATTAGGCAGCGATGCAATAGGAATACGTGCAGATGTTACAAGTCTTGCCGACACTGAGAATTTGGCGTCCCAGGTCAAGTCAATTTACGGCAAAGTAGATCTGTTGATTGTCAATGCAGGGGTGGCACTTCAAGAACCTGTAGGGCAGCTTACCGAAGAGGTTTTCGACACGATTTCGGATATAAACTTTAAAGGTGCGGTATTTACTACGGAGAAGTTCATTCCGATTCTTAATGACGGAGCCTCAATCATTCATGTGACTTCTGTCAGTGCTTATAGCTATGCCACTGGAACCAGTATTTATTCCGCAAGTAAAGCAGCGCTGACGGCTTACAGCAAATCTGCAGCAGTAGAATTGGCCGGCAGAAAAATCAGGGTAAACACAGTAGCACCTGCCATGACGGAAACGGATATGATTTACAGAGGCGAATTGGGAAGCGAGGAAGTTCACAACTTCCTGAAAGAAAAAATTATGCCCTTCAAACGGTTTGGTAAACCTGAAGAAGTAGCCAAGCTTATCACATTCCTTTCTTCAGATGATGCTTCGTTTATTTCAGGTGTCGAACACGCCATTGATAGTGGTGCTTCTGTCAACGCTGTTCGGATATAA
- a CDS encoding TetR/AcrR family transcriptional regulator, translating into MARTKVFDEQEVLDRAMKLFWEKGYNATSAQDLVDSLGISRSSLYDTFGDKHSLFVKALQQYRKERVDPVINSYNAVEDVEAYIRLFFESVKDEAIGYNSSKGCFVVNSAVELAPVDSEIAAISNSIMHDTEEALCSVIKNGQDKGIFTTKYPARSLARFVFNSLNGLRVTVKFDADKDMFEDIVNVCMSTLRV; encoded by the coding sequence ATGGCCAGGACAAAAGTATTTGATGAGCAGGAGGTATTGGATAGAGCAATGAAATTGTTCTGGGAAAAAGGCTATAATGCCACTTCCGCACAGGATTTGGTGGACAGTTTGGGTATTAGCCGATCCAGTTTATACGACACTTTTGGTGATAAACATTCTCTTTTTGTAAAAGCTTTACAGCAATACCGCAAAGAGAGAGTTGATCCTGTCATCAATTCATATAACGCAGTAGAAGATGTAGAGGCCTACATCAGGTTATTTTTTGAATCAGTCAAAGATGAAGCGATCGGCTATAACAGTTCCAAGGGATGCTTTGTGGTAAATTCGGCCGTTGAATTGGCTCCCGTTGATTCGGAAATTGCAGCCATTTCCAATTCTATTATGCATGATACTGAGGAGGCTTTGTGCAGTGTCATTAAAAATGGTCAGGATAAAGGCATTTTTACGACTAAATATCCTGCCCGCTCTCTGGCAAGGTTTGTTTTTAATTCATTGAACGGTTTGCGGGTCACGGTAAAGTTTGATGCGGATAAAGATATGTTTGAGGATATTGTCAATGTTTGTATGTCAACCTTGCGGGTTTAA